Within the Thalassotalea ponticola genome, the region TGTGACATGCGATTGAATGCCTTAGTTACCGCCACAACCTCACTGGTGCCACGCTCCTTGAGCGGTTTGGGGAACTTGCCTCGGCTGACATCGATTGCCGCATTTTGTAACGCTTTGAGGGGACGATTTAATTGGCGGACAAATAAATAGCCACCAATAACACTTAATCCACCGATCAGTACGAGGTAAAAAATTAGAGGGTAAAAGCTAGATTCTTCAATGCCTTTAAGCGGAATTTTCACCCACAATGGTGGCGCATTTGCGGGGCGAACACCTTGCGGTAATCGAATCCAAAAAAGGTACTCCTCACCTTCCGAGATATGAACTTGCGTTTGCCCTTGAACGAGCTCACTCATTTGCATCGACAAATACGGATAGTGTGTTGCACTTGCCAACCCCAATTCCATCGCGTCCGTCTGTCGGTACACACCAATACCTGTCTCGCGATGAAATGCCGTCGCCAAACGCGGGTTAAAAGGCACATCCCCGCCGTAGATCGAGGCAACGACTTTCACTTGTTTAGCGAGTAGCTGATTGGTTTGTTCCAGCGTTGGTTTAATGACATAAATAGCCACGCTTAAGTAAGAGACTACTTGGTTGATCAGCAATAAAAAGCCAATCAACAATACCGTTTGGCCAAATGCACTTTTCGGTAGTAAACGCATATCAACACAAACTCATCGGCGTAAACTAACTGCTGGTGCCATCGGGAACAAACACATAGCCAAGTCCCCAAACGGTTTGGATATAGCGAGGGTTGGCAGGATCTTGTTCAAGCATACGGCGCAATCGCGACACTTGTACGTCAATACTGCGCTCCAGTGCTGAGTAGTCTCGACCACGGGCTAAATTCATTAATTTATCGCGAGATAAGGGTTCGCGAGGATGTGTGATCAAGGCTTTTAACACCGCAAACTCGCCACTGGTCAAAGGCATTTCAAGGTCACCTTTACGCATTTCGCGCGTCGCCAAGTTGAGGCTAAACGCACCAAATTCAATCACCTCTTCTGCCTGTGACGGGGCTCCGGGTGCTTCCGTGCTTTTGCGGCGCAATACCGCTTTAATACGAGCTAATAACTCTCGAGGATTAAACGGTTTTGGCATGTAGTCATCGGCGCCTAGCTCTAAGCCAATAATACGATCAACTTCATCGCCCTTCGCCGTTAACATAATAATCGGGATCTCGTTTTCGGCTTGACGCAAACGACGACAAATTGACAAGCCATCTTCGCCAGGTAACATCAAGTCGAGCACCACCAGATGAAAGTTTTCGCGCTCGATCAATCTGTCCATTTGTTCTGAATTGGCCGCGCTGCGCACCACATAGCCTTGTTCCACCAAATAGCGTTCGAGCAGTGCGCGCAAACGCATATCATCATCTACGACTAATATTTTTGGTGTTTCCTGTCCCATAGAAGCCTCTAAAATACGGTTTATATATCTTTTTTAATTATCTACTGTATGTAATTTCCGGCGTGATTAACAGTTAAAATCAACGCTCATTTGTTACAAACTATGAACGCTGGTAATAAATATCAACAATCTCCAAAAAGCGTTCACCGTCAGGGGTGTTAACGACGACTTCGTCACCGGCCTGTTTTCCCAACAGTGCACGAGCAACGGGTGAGTCGATGCTGATTTCACCCTTGCTGACATCCCATTCATCAGGACCGACGATGCGATACTCAAATTCGCGGTCTTGTTCATCAATAATCTTGACCGACGCGCCAAAAAAGACTTTGCCCTGCTGTTGTTGCTCGGGATAAACAATGGTTAATTGATCTAGGCGCTTACTTAGAAAGCGAATTCGACGGTCTATTTCTCGCAACCGCTTTTTGCCGTAGATGTACTCGGCATTTTCACTGCGATCGCCTAGCGCGGCGGCCTCAGAAACGGCTTTGGTAACCTGTGGTCGCTCTTGCTTCCAAAGAAACTTAAGTTCGTCGTCAAGCCGTTGCCAGCCTGCTCTTGTTATGTAATTGGATCGACTCATTTTACTAAAAATATTGTAATTTCACTGGCATTATTGTCGCGCTACAGGTATATACTCTGCAACTTAAAATTTTTACTAGCGACCATTGATATGCTTAATATTTCGCAGACTATTGCCAACGAATTATCGGTTAAACCAGCCCAAATTGATGCGGCGATTAACTTACTTGATCAGGGCGCTACCGTTCCCTTTATAGCTCGTTATCGCAAAGAAGTCACCTCGGGACTTGACGATGGCCACTTGCGTCATCTAGAACAACGCCTCAGCTACTTGCGCGCGCTCGACGAACGCAGACAGCTAGTGTTAAAAAACATTGCTGAACAAGGCAAACTCAACGAATCGCTAAAACAGCAAATATTAGCAGTCGACAACAAAACCGAGCTCGAAGATTTGTATCTTCCGTTCCGCCCCAAACGCCGCACTAAAGGTCAAATGGCCATTGAAGCGGGACTGACGCCATTAGCCGAGTCGCTATTTAACGATTGGCAACTCGACCCACAACAACTCGGCCAACAATACGTTGCGCCAGAAAAGGGTATTAGCGATGTAAAGTCCGCACTTGAAGGGGCGAGCTATATTCTAATCGAGCGTTTCTGTGAAGATGCGGTACTCATTCAAAAATTGCGTCGCCACCTGCAAAAACACGCTCACATCGAAACTAAAGTCATAGCCGGTAAAGAGCGAGAAGCGGCGAAGTACAAAGACTACTTTGAGCACAGTGAAAAGCTCAGTCAAGTCCCCTCACACCGCGCACTAGCTATGTTGCGCGGGCGCAACGATGGCTTGCTAAAGTTGAGTTTAAATGCCGATGCCAATCGTGACGATCTGGATGAATCAAGCCCGGAAGCGATCATTCGCAAGCACTTACAGTTACAGGTAAATAATCAACCCGCGGCCTCTTGGATCAATGATTTAGTGCGCCTTACTTGGCGCACCAAGCTATCGCTGTCACTGGAAACCGAGTTGTTCGCGGCGATGCGCGAAAAAGCGCAGACACAAGCAATAGAGGTTTTTGCCCAAAATCTAAAGGACTTGTTAATGGCAGCCCCTGCAGGTGCTAAAGTGACGATGGGCATCGATCCGGGTATTCGCACCGGCTGTAAAATCGCCATTGTCGATGCGACGGGCAAGCTGCTCTACACCACCACAATCTACCCGCATGAGCCGCAGAAACACTGGGATAAATCGATTCGCACGATCGCAAACTTAGTCACTCAGTACAAAGTCGACTTGATTGCCATTGGTAACGGTACGGGTTCTCGTGAGACCGATAAGTTGTGCGCACAAGCGCTGACCAAGCTAGATACTAAGCCGACAAAATTGATTATTAGTGAAGCCGGTGCCAGTGTCTACTCAGCCTCAGAGCAAGCTGCAGAAGAATTTCCCAATCTAGATGTGTCGCTGCGCGGTGCCGTTTCAATCGCCCGCCGCCTACAAGATCCCTTGGCCGAATTAGTAAAAATCGAACCCAAAGCCATTGGCGTTGGCCAGTATCAACACGATGTAAGCCAAAGCCAGCTGAGTTATGCGCTAGATGCGGTCGTAGAAGACTGTGTGAATGCCGTTGGTGTCGATGTAAATAGCGCATCAGCGTCGCTGTTAAACCGGGTCGCAGGATTAAATAAAACCATGGCCAATAATATTGTCAAATATCGTGAGCAACACGGTCGGTTTGACAACCGCGCGGCATTAAAAGACGTTCCGCGTATCGGCCCCAAAGCCTTCGAACAGGCGGCAGGCTTTTTGCGCATCAATGACGGTGATAACCCACTAGATAGCTCTGCTGTGCATCCCGAGAGTTATCCGCTAGTGGCAAAGATGGCAGAAACTTGTGGCAGTGATGTAACCGATTTAATTGGACACAGTGAGCGAATTAAGCAACTTGATGCGGCTCAGTTCGCCAACCAGCAAGTTGGTTTACTGACCATCAAAGACATTCTTGCCGAGCTAGACAAGCCGGGTCGAGATCCGCGTCCTGAATTTAAAACTGCGGCGTTTAAGGCCGGTGTTGAAAACATTAACGATTTGCAGCCCAACATGGTATTAGAAGGTGTCGTATCGAATGTGGCGAACTTTGGTGCCTTTGTCGACATCGGCGTTCATCAAGATGGTTTGGTGCACATTTCATCGCTGACCGATAAATTTATCAGTGACCCACGCGACGTGGTTAAGGTTGGCGATGTAGTCAAGGTCAAAGTGCTAGATATTGATGTGGCGCGCAAACGCATTAGTTTAACCATGCGCCTTGATGAAACCTCAAACCAACGCGCATCGATGCCAAAAGGTGATAACGCCAAATCTGCGCCAACTCGCACTAAGGGCAAAGCGAAAAGTAACAAGCCGCAACCGATGGGCAACAATATGATGGGCAATGCCTTTGCCGAGGCGTTCGCCAAAGCCAAAAAAAATTGATAAAACCTAACCAACCAAGTATTTAACCACACTTGGTTGGTTCACCCTTCTTTCTCCGCTGATTTCATTTATTATCATTGACTTAAGCGACAAACGTCGTAGTCTAAAGTAACCGTAACCACGAGCTGGAGACCTTGGTGAAAATTGTCATTGCACCAGATTCATTCAAAGAAAGTCTATCGGCAATAGAGGTATGTGAAGCCATTAGCCAAGGTATGCGGAGCGTGCTTACCGAGGCTGAATTCACCCTATTGCCAATGGCCGATGGCGGTGAAGGAAGTACCGACATATTGCTTCGCGCTACCAACGGTCAGCGTCGCCACCGCAGAGTGCGCGATCCGCTCGGACGGTTGGTAACTGCGTATTACGGTTTAATCGATCAGGGTAAAACTGCGATTGTTGAAGTGGCGCAAGCCTCAGGGTTGCATTTATTAGCCGCCGATGAGCGACAGGCAAAGCACACCTGTAGCTTTGGCACAGGTGAACTTATCAAAGACGCAATCGAGCAAGGGGCAAGACATATTATTTTATGTCTAGGCGGCAGTGCGACTAATGATGCCGGTGCTGGCTTACTTCGCGCGCTCGGTCTGGATTTACTCGATAGACATGGTCAACCCGTTAAGCCTGGTGGTATTCATCTCGACCAGGTAGCCCAAATTGACGACCGAGCACTGCAGCGCACCCTTGCACAAGTGACCATTACCTTGGCCTGTGACGTTGATAATCCAATGTGTGGTCGACTGGGTGCCTCGCGTGTGTTTGGTCCACAAAAAGGTGCGACTAGTGCCGATATCGAGATGCTTGATCGCGCCTTACAACACTTTGCTACGAGCCTAGAAAATAAATATCAACGGCCTATTGTTGATATCCCTGGCTCGGGCGCTGCCGGTGGTATCGCCGGTGCGCTGATGGCGGTCAGTAAGGCGCAAATAAAACCGGGTATTGAGGTTATCATCGAGGCAACTGCTGTTGCCAACCAGCTCAGCGATGCCCAGTTAGTGATCACTGGCGAAGGTAGAATCGATGGACAAACCATTCACGGTAAAACGCCAGTGGGTATCGCCAAGTTAGCCAAGCAATACCAGCTGCCATGTATTGCGGTTTGCGGTTCAATTGGCGCCAATTACGAGCGCGTTTTTGCCCATGGCATCGATGCCGTGTTTAGCATTATGACAACACCACAAAGCCTCGACCAAGCGTTGCAAGATGCAGAGCAAAACCTGATCCAATGCAGTCGAAATATCGCCAAAACGCTTACCTTATTAGATCAATAAGCACTGCGAAGAGTCTGATAGTGTGTTATAAAGCGTTGTTATACAAAGTGAAATGGTAGACACCTGTTGGCTCCTTATACGCTAAAATAATCATAACCAACACATTGTGACAACACGGGCGTGTTTCATTGTACAATCAAGGTGTGCAATCAACATGTACAATCAACAATCGGTGCGAACAAACGTTAACAAGTAAAACCTATGACCAAAACGCAAGATGCATCCCCTTCCTACACGTTTAGCCAAGAGGCCGACCTACTCGAGCGGCAAGCTTCGATCGAACACCTGTGGCAACAAGGTACTATCGATGCGTTTAAATCCAAAGACGGTCTCGATATCTATTACGCACTGTTTATTATCGAGCCACAGCGCCCTTGCATCGTCGTGTCTCCTGGGCGCTCTGAAAGCTTGTTAAAATACAAGGAAGTGACCGTTGACCTAATTAACAATGGCTATAACGTCGCCTTAATTGATCACCGTGGTCAGGGGTTGTCAACTCGTCAGTTAAAAGATAAGTACAAAGGTTATGTGGCCAACTTTCAAGACTATGTTGACGATTTCGAGCAATTTGTCAGTACCATTGTTAAAGTGCAATGCCCACAGTCACCTTGCTATCTGTTAGCCCATTCCATGGGGGCTACTATTGCTATGTTGCATCTGCAGCAATATCCGCAAACGTTTGTCGCCGCCAGCCTGTCAGCACCGATGATCGAGATCAATACGCAACCAATACCCGCATGGCTAGCAAAAACATTGGTGAAACTGTGGCATGGTGTCAGTCGATTATTCACTGACCAGTCTCCTTACTTCATCAGCCACGGGCCGTTCAAACCCAAAGTGTTTGACGGCAACGACTTAATGCAGTCAAAAGTGCGTTTTGATATTTTTCAGAACTTGTACCGATCAACGCCAAACATTCAACTCGGCGGTGTCACTCTAGCATGGCTCAATGCAGCCATCGATGCACAAGTGGCGATACTCAGCGGTGTGGCGCAAATAGCGACCCCCACGCTGGTATTGCAGGCAGGCTCTGAACGCGTGGTCAGTAACGCTCAGCAAGGCCACTTTTGCCGCCTTTTACATCGACATAACCCTCGTTTATGTGCTGACCACAATCCGTGTGTTATTGCCAACGCGCGCCACGAATTATTATTTGAAATAGACCCTATTCGCCATCGTGCATTAAGCGCAACGCTCGACTGGTTTGCTCACCACCCTTAGAATATTGCCGTTATTAACGGTCGAAGCGATGGTGGTTTTGCTCGCTGCCGACAACCGACTGAGGGTCTTGATGAATCAGTACCTCGGCAAATGGGTACTCGGCGATGATCGCCTGTTCAACGCTATCGGCAATGGTGTGCGCTTGCTTTAACGTCAACTCGTCGTCCAATTCTAAATGAAATTGGATGTGCTGTACTTTACCCGCCTGGCGCGTGCGTAATTGGTGGTAGCCGATGACCTGCTCATTGGCTTCGATAATCCTGCCGATACGTGCTCGGTCGTCGCTATCTAACTCGCGATCGAGCAAGTCTTGTACGGCGTGATATGCGATTTTTATTGAGCCATAACCTAAATACACGCCCACCAGTACAGCAAAAGCACCATCGGCGTAATGATAAGAAAACTTGCTTAACAACAGAGCTAATATGACCCCTGCATTAAGCAATAAATCACTTTGATAGTGAAGCGAGTCGGCTGATATCGCTATCGAACCGGTTTTGTTTACCACATATTTTTGCACCGCGACTAAGGCCAAGGTGAGTATGATTGCCAATATTGACACAGATATCGCCAGAGTACTGTGGGTAATCGGATGTGGCGACATCATTCGCTCACTGCCGTGGAAAACCAACAAGGTTGCCGAACCCAGTACAAATGAGGCTTGCATTAACGCCGCTAGGTTTTCTGCCTTGCCATGACCAAAGCGATGCTCTTTATCTGCTGGCGCAAGCGCATAACTGAGTATGACAAAACTACTCAGTGAAGCGAGTACGTCCAGGATCGAATCGGTCGCCGACGCCAACATCGAAGCAGAACTCGACAACCACCATGCCCAAAGCTTACTACTGACCAGTAGCACGGCGACCGCGACGGCACACCGACTGGCAAATTTTACCCAGTAATCATAACCCTGGTTGTGCTGCTGATTGTCGTTCATTGTTATCTTCGAGTTACCACAACGCTTGTATCCATAGTATAATCTGATTTATTTTCAGTGCTATTTCACCATGCTAGACATTGTATTATTTGAACCAGAGATCCCGCCTAATACAGGTAATATCATTCGCCTTTGTGCCAATAGTGGCTTTCGTTTACATCTAATTGAACCGCTCGGGTTTGATATTGATGATAAGCGTTTACGCCGCGCTGGCTTAGATTATCACGAGTTTGCCAACCTAAAACGTCACGCCAGCTTTGACGATTTTGTTACCAGCGAGCAACCTAAGCGGATTATTGCCTCAACGACGCGTGGCACGCAGCCACATACCGCAATTGCGTTTAGCCAAGGTGATTACATCCTCTTCGGCTCAGAAACGCGTGGGCTACCCGACGATGTCCACGCCAAAATTCCACATCAGCACAAAGTGCGCATCCCCATGGTTAAAGACTCGCGTAGCATGAATTTATCCAATTCTGTCGCGGTGCTGGTTTACGAAGCGTGGCGACAACTTGGCTATGACGGCGCCGACCTGTAAATCCACAATATCGGTATCCAATGTTTCGCTTACATGCCTCATTGCAACTCACTTGGCTGGTAAGCGAAACCTAAACTCGCCAATACGCAGATCGTCGTAACGCGGTTTTATCACCTCAATTTGCTCATTTTCTAGCAAGTATTTTATCAGTTGCTCGCTACTTGAATTTTCAGTATTGACGTAAAACCGCTGCCACTGCTGATCAACAAATCGCCATTGATAGGCCGATGTGTGTTGCTGTTGTTGGCTGATGAGCAGGTACTCATCTTGGCCGTCGTGATCCAAATCGACGGCGAGCAAATACTGATAAAGGTCATTGATAGCGGTTGATTGATAACGCTGATAAACCGCATCAACTAAACCGCTTGGCAGCTCGGCACCGCTAGGCCAAACCGTCAGCGCCGCGTCAAACTCGGTTCGCTCTATCTGTTGATTCGCTGCTCGTCGGCCGTATTTAGGTCGCGGATATAAACGTTCAAGCTGAGCGACAAACGCCGGTGATGAGTCGGCGCGAGTTTGTTTAAGCCGTTCGATGTGAAGATACCCTGCACGGCCGAGATCTCGAGCAAAGTATTGTTGATCAAATTGTTGTTCGCTGATCTGAGCTGATTCTAATCGCTTGATTTGATTACTCGCCGATATGGCTTGAAAATTCAGCAACGGCGAGTTGGCCACTAGCATAGTGGCCAAAACCAGCCAGCCCATATTAATATTAACCTTTGCTAATGGCGCCAACCAGTTATCGCCTCGCCTGACGATCGCGACCATATAACCAATTGACAAGATAGCTAATAAGAACCAAATTAATATCCCCCAGCAACGGCTTACGGTTAAGCCATATTGCTCAATGCGCAACCACAAACCGTAACACACTATCGCACTGTAAACCGGTAACACAGCAATACTGACATAAATCAATCGATGCAAAAACACCCCATACGGGCGCTGCTGCTTATTATCTTGATAAACGGCATTGACGAAAAACAGCAACAGAGCTTGTAACCAAAGTATCAGGCTGCTGCCAGCGCCGGTTTGCCATAACTTGTCGAAACCAGTAACCATCAAGGTGGCTAAAAAGCCCAGCGATAACAAGCTCATCAAAGGCAATAAAAAAGTTAGCAGGGTTTGCAGTACCTTGGCGATAGTGTCAGCCGTATAGGTAATGTTGCGAAAGATAATCACGGCAAAGGCAAAACCGAGGTGAATTAACGGTATAACCACCCAATCTTTATCCAATAGCTGTTTGAATAGGTCGATGCCAACAACGGCAAACAAGGCGGCACCAAGCTCCAAAATAACAAATAATATACCGGTAAACAGCACACTCTCAGCAAAAACAATAAAGTTATGCCAAGAGTAGTTAAACAGTTTGGAATAGTGCTGCGGTTGAAGGTCAATACGCAATTGCAAATACATCAATGCCTTAAACGCGGCGATAGCGCCAGTGATACACAACACCACAATGACATAGTTATTGTTGATCATCTCCAAAGGCATCAGTTGCCGACCAACATAAGCACCAAGCGCACTGAGTAGCAGTGCAAACGGAAGCATATAGGCTAGGGTTCTGGTGATCGTATCGCGCCTGACACTGAGCAACACCATCGGCGCAAAGACTAACAGCAAGGTGAGCATAGACACCGACCACATCGGTGCTTGTGCTGGCCACAAGCCCTCGTCAACGCGCCGATAGATTACGGTCAGTAATACGCCGTGGAGCAACGCTAACACGAGCATAAAGCGCTTAGGTAATTGCGGATCCATTATCTTGCCTCTTTTCCATCCAAAAACCGACATGGGATTGATCGGTCACTGGTTAGCAGTGTATCGGTGAAAAATATCGCAAGTCAAACTTATCCAAAAAAAAGCACGCTATATCATATAGATAAAGCGTGCTTATGGTTACCTTATAGGGTGGTAACTATCAAACAACAGCGATTATGGGCGAGTGTACTGCTGTGGTTTTTTCTCATCAATCGTCAGGTAGCGATCGCGCAATTTGGTTTGACGCGACTCTAACTTCACTTCTTCGCCATTGATGATAACGTTGGTGGGGGCGACCATCACTTCTAGCGGATCACCAGACCAAACCACAACATCGGCCTGCATACCCGGTTGCAAACGACCTAAGGTATCATCAATGCCGTAGATTTTTGCAGGTACTGTCGTTAACGCAGCCAATCCAGCTTGATACGGTAAGCCGTTAGCAACGGCATTACCCGCCTGTTGCGGTGCAAGGCGAATATTGTGGGTATCCATGCCAATGGCAACTTTAACGCCAGCCTGATGCAAACGGGCTGCGTTTTCTAGCGTTGCACCGTTTTGTTCAAACGCATACGGCAAGTTTGATTCAGGATTAACAATAACCTCGATATCGGCAGCGGCAATTTGCTCAGCGACACGCCAACCTTCGGCAACACCAACTAAGGTGATATCCAAGTTTTTAAAGGCTTGTTTCAGACGCAATAGTTGGCGAATATCAGCCGCTCGGTGAACTTTGAATAACACCGGCATGTCACCATTGATCACTGGAATCAACGCTTTCGCATCCGCTTTTGACAACGTGCCATGCCATTCTGTTTGCGGGGTTAACTCAATCGACTTAGCGTACTCGGCTTCTGCCAGTGCATCGTTCAGGCTTTGCCACATTGAAGCGCGAGAGCCCGCCATTTTATCGGCACCCGAGTTAGACACATCAATGCTCATAAACGCACGGTGCTTTAACACTGGATCGGCATCGTTACCTAAGGTGATAAAGGCACCTTGGCCTAAAAACATGCTATCGGCAGCGCCGAGTGCGGTTGCGGCACTGGTAATCCCCTCAATGCGTGAAATATTGCGCAATGTGGTATCCGTTGTCACCGCCGAGCCTGCATCTAAGGCTGCGTGATACGGGCTGTTCTCAACATAAGCATCAACGGTGTTGGCCCAAGACGGTACCTCCACCAAACCCAGTGAGGTGTACGCGCCGATAAACCCTGGCGTAACGACTTTGCCAGAGGTGTCGATAATGCGATAGCTATCATCAAGGGTCAGCGCTTGCTTGCTCACTTGACTGATTTTGCCATCTTCAATAACGACCGTGCCATTTTCAATAGTGCCTGCTGTGCCCATGGTGTGAATGGTACCGCCAACTAGCGCTAGTTTTTCGGCATATGCTGAGCTAGATAACGCCGTAGCAAGAGCAATAGCGGTGATTGTTAAAGTTCTCATTTACGGTCTCCTTCGCCTATTTGACCAAGTTCATAGTCACTAATCGCCCATTGCTCTGGCTTGTTGCGATCATATGCTAAGCCACCGTCAATAAATACCATTTCTGCTTGTGCATAAGTTGAAAACGGCTCGGCAGTCCACAAAACCACGTCGGCATTTTTACCGACTTGTAGTGAACCGGTTTGCTCAAAAATACCCAGTGACTTAGCCGCATTCGAGGTTAGCCACGTCCATGCTTGTGCTTTTGATATGTCAATGCCAGCTCGTTGACCGTCAGATAGGGCTTTGGCCGCTTCTTGATTCAAGCGTTGAATACCGATGTCTGAATCTGAGTGAACGATGGCACAGGCATTAGCCGCTTCAACCATAGGAACATTTTCGCGAATGCCGTCGTAAGCTTCCATTTTAAAGCCCCACCAGTCAGCCCACATTGCCGAGCAGATATTATTTTCAGCCAGCTTGTCTGCTATTTTATAGGCTTCTACCGCGTGTTGGAATGACGCGATTTGATAATCAAATTCCTTCATCACATCAATCATCGTGCCCATATCGTCGGCGCGATAACAATGCATGTGAACTAAAATCTCACCGTCTAGCACACCCATTAGGGTTTCTTTATTCAAGTCGCGTTTAGGTGGTTTAGCATCTTTGCCTGCTTCATAATCCGCTTGGTATTTTTCCCAAGCGCGCTTGTAGTCTTGTGCATCTGACCACGCTTGACGGTATCCGGCAACATTGCCCATACGCGTCATCGGGCCGCCTTTTTGACCATAAACGCGTTTTGGATTTTCACCACACGCCATTTTTAAGCCGTACGGCGCATCCGGAAACTTCATATCTTGAATGACTCGCCCCGGCAGGTTTTTAATGGTCACGCTGCGACCACCCACTAAGTTAGCACTACCCGGTAAAATTTGTAAGGTAGTAACACCACCGGCTAGAGCTCGGCGAAAACCGGGATCTTGTGGCCAAATAGAGTGTTCTGCCCACACTGCCGCCGTTACCGGCTTGGTCATTTCATTACCATCGGCATGCGAACCAGCGTCGGGTGTCGCATAAACCCCCAAGTGACTATGAACGTCAATAATACCCGGCGTTAACCATTTATCGGTACCGTCAATAATGTTACTGACACTGCTGGCATCAATGTCGTCGCCGATAGCGACAATTTTGCCATTGTCCAGCAGTACCGATACGCCTTGTGCCATACCACCAACGCCATCATACATATTAACGTTGCTTATTAGCGTGGTTTCAGTGGGTAGTGGTTGATAAGTGCTTGGGAAAGGATCTTTGTTAATTTCAACAAAAGCAGCTTGCTTTTTATCAGTGGTCGCTTGCTCCCCACAGCCGGCAACAATGGCTGCAGATAACAACGACACTGAGGTCAACAAAGCTTTATTGACTTTTTTCATAGTGTTCCATCATCTTAGAGTTATTTGAAAGCTCATACTCTAGCAAGGACACTGGTTAAAGTCATTGTCGCTTGTCGTAAAAATTACGTTAATTATCGGCTCAACGCTGCACTCAACAGCACATTGCTGATTGGTATTATAGCGCTGGTTGGTTATAATGCCCGCAAACCCATGCTAGATAGATATTATGAAATATAAGGACTTGCGCGACTTTCTCGACAAATTGGAGCAAGTAGGTCAACTCAAGCGCATTACCCAACCGATATCAACCGAATTAGCGATGACCGAAATCAGCGACCGCACCTTGCGCGCTGGTGGCCCGGCTTTGCTGTTTGAAAACCCGGTCGGCTTTGATATTCCCGTATTAACAAACCTATTTGGCACACCTGAACGCGTGGCTATGGCCATGGGTCAAAACGATGTCAGTGAACTACGCGATGTAGGTAAGCTTATGGCGAGCTTAAAAGAGCCTGAGCCACCAACCGGTTTTAAAGATGCCATGGACAAGTTGCCACTCTTTAAACAGGTGTTGAATATGCCTACCAAACGCTTAAAGAAAGCCCCTTGCCAAGAGGTGGTTTATCAGGGTGATGACGTTGACTTAACCAAGTTGCCTATTCAAAAGTGCTGGCCTGGTGACGTAGCACCACTAATTACCTGGGGACTAACGGTAACTCGTGGCCCTGAAAAGGCGCGCCAAAATTTGGGTATCTATCGCCAACAACTGCTCGGTAAAAACAAAATTATTATGCGTTGGTTATCGCATCGCGGTGGCGCGTTAGATTTCCAAGAATTTAAAA harbors:
- a CDS encoding DUF4153 domain-containing protein encodes the protein MDPQLPKRFMLVLALLHGVLLTVIYRRVDEGLWPAQAPMWSVSMLTLLLVFAPMVLLSVRRDTITRTLAYMLPFALLLSALGAYVGRQLMPLEMINNNYVIVVLCITGAIAAFKALMYLQLRIDLQPQHYSKLFNYSWHNFIVFAESVLFTGILFVILELGAALFAVVGIDLFKQLLDKDWVVIPLIHLGFAFAVIIFRNITYTADTIAKVLQTLLTFLLPLMSLLSLGFLATLMVTGFDKLWQTGAGSSLILWLQALLLFFVNAVYQDNKQQRPYGVFLHRLIYVSIAVLPVYSAIVCYGLWLRIEQYGLTVSRCWGILIWFLLAILSIGYMVAIVRRGDNWLAPLAKVNINMGWLVLATMLVANSPLLNFQAISASNQIKRLESAQISEQQFDQQYFARDLGRAGYLHIERLKQTRADSSPAFVAQLERLYPRPKYGRRAANQQIERTEFDAALTVWPSGAELPSGLVDAVYQRYQSTAINDLYQYLLAVDLDHDGQDEYLLISQQQQHTSAYQWRFVDQQWQRFYVNTENSSSEQLIKYLLENEQIEVIKPRYDDLRIGEFRFRLPAK
- a CDS encoding amidohydrolase, which codes for MKKVNKALLTSVSLLSAAIVAGCGEQATTDKKQAAFVEINKDPFPSTYQPLPTETTLISNVNMYDGVGGMAQGVSVLLDNGKIVAIGDDIDASSVSNIIDGTDKWLTPGIIDVHSHLGVYATPDAGSHADGNEMTKPVTAAVWAEHSIWPQDPGFRRALAGGVTTLQILPGSANLVGGRSVTIKNLPGRVIQDMKFPDAPYGLKMACGENPKRVYGQKGGPMTRMGNVAGYRQAWSDAQDYKRAWEKYQADYEAGKDAKPPKRDLNKETLMGVLDGEILVHMHCYRADDMGTMIDVMKEFDYQIASFQHAVEAYKIADKLAENNICSAMWADWWGFKMEAYDGIRENVPMVEAANACAIVHSDSDIGIQRLNQEAAKALSDGQRAGIDISKAQAWTWLTSNAAKSLGIFEQTGSLQVGKNADVVLWTAEPFSTYAQAEMVFIDGGLAYDRNKPEQWAISDYELGQIGEGDRK
- a CDS encoding amidohydrolase family protein, encoding MRTLTITAIALATALSSSAYAEKLALVGGTIHTMGTAGTIENGTVVIEDGKISQVSKQALTLDDSYRIIDTSGKVVTPGFIGAYTSLGLVEVPSWANTVDAYVENSPYHAALDAGSAVTTDTTLRNISRIEGITSAATALGAADSMFLGQGAFITLGNDADPVLKHRAFMSIDVSNSGADKMAGSRASMWQSLNDALAEAEYAKSIELTPQTEWHGTLSKADAKALIPVINGDMPVLFKVHRAADIRQLLRLKQAFKNLDITLVGVAEGWRVAEQIAAADIEVIVNPESNLPYAFEQNGATLENAARLHQAGVKVAIGMDTHNIRLAPQQAGNAVANGLPYQAGLAALTTVPAKIYGIDDTLGRLQPGMQADVVVWSGDPLEVMVAPTNVIINGEEVKLESRQTKLRDRYLTIDEKKPQQYTRP
- a CDS encoding cation diffusion facilitator family transporter, encoding MNDNQQHNQGYDYWVKFASRCAVAVAVLLVSSKLWAWWLSSSASMLASATDSILDVLASLSSFVILSYALAPADKEHRFGHGKAENLAALMQASFVLGSATLLVFHGSERMMSPHPITHSTLAISVSILAIILTLALVAVQKYVVNKTGSIAISADSLHYQSDLLLNAGVILALLLSKFSYHYADGAFAVLVGVYLGYGSIKIAYHAVQDLLDRELDSDDRARIGRIIEANEQVIGYHQLRTRQAGKVQHIQFHLELDDELTLKQAHTIADSVEQAIIAEYPFAEVLIHQDPQSVVGSEQNHHRFDR
- the trmL gene encoding tRNA (uridine(34)/cytosine(34)/5-carboxymethylaminomethyluridine(34)-2'-O)-methyltransferase TrmL, producing MLDIVLFEPEIPPNTGNIIRLCANSGFRLHLIEPLGFDIDDKRLRRAGLDYHEFANLKRHASFDDFVTSEQPKRIIASTTRGTQPHTAIAFSQGDYILFGSETRGLPDDVHAKIPHQHKVRIPMVKDSRSMNLSNSVAVLVYEAWRQLGYDGADL